In one window of Tumebacillus algifaecis DNA:
- the nagA gene encoding N-acetylglucosamine-6-phosphate deacetylase, whose protein sequence is MSDLIVQGKLVCDDGVLENGILICEQGKIVYAGPSRGEIPDVVCTTGYLVPGYVDIHIHGANGYDVMDGTADALRGVAKSLASYGVTSFLATTLTASIDQLVLVLDACKRCADDTFDGAELLGVHLEGPWINSKHKGAQNADHVIGPTIEDAKTLLSAGGGLVKLVTMAPENQHADAVIAYLSEQGVKASVGHSDATYEQVKAAIPHGLSHVTHCYNAMRGLHHREPGVVGAAMYHDELTAELIADGIHVHPVAMSILYRLKQSDRLVLVSDSMRAVGMEDGRYDLGGLSVYMQNGEARLADGTLAGSTLTLEKAVQNMVTLCGVPLAEAVKMASATPARVIGAGENKGRLQAGYDADFLYLDEELRVVTTYRAGQNIYERHSG, encoded by the coding sequence GTGAGCGACTTGATCGTACAAGGAAAATTGGTTTGCGATGACGGGGTGCTGGAAAACGGGATTCTGATCTGCGAACAGGGAAAAATCGTCTATGCCGGTCCATCCCGCGGGGAAATTCCAGATGTTGTGTGCACTACAGGATATCTCGTACCCGGCTATGTGGACATTCACATCCACGGAGCGAATGGGTATGATGTGATGGACGGCACAGCAGATGCTTTGCGCGGCGTCGCCAAGTCGCTCGCTTCCTATGGGGTCACGTCGTTTTTGGCTACGACGCTGACCGCAAGCATCGACCAACTGGTGCTCGTGCTTGATGCATGCAAACGCTGCGCAGATGACACTTTTGATGGGGCCGAACTGCTCGGGGTCCATTTGGAAGGTCCGTGGATCAATAGCAAACACAAAGGTGCGCAAAATGCCGATCATGTCATCGGCCCGACAATCGAGGATGCGAAAACGTTGCTTTCAGCAGGTGGCGGGCTCGTCAAACTGGTCACGATGGCTCCGGAAAACCAGCATGCTGACGCTGTGATCGCCTATTTGAGCGAACAGGGTGTCAAAGCTTCGGTCGGTCATTCGGATGCCACCTATGAGCAAGTCAAAGCAGCGATTCCTCACGGTTTGTCGCATGTCACGCACTGTTATAACGCGATGCGCGGCTTGCATCATCGCGAACCGGGCGTCGTCGGTGCGGCCATGTACCATGACGAACTGACCGCCGAATTGATCGCCGATGGCATCCATGTTCATCCGGTGGCGATGAGCATCTTATACCGCTTGAAGCAAAGTGATCGACTTGTGCTCGTCTCCGATAGCATGCGTGCCGTCGGTATGGAAGATGGCCGGTATGATCTTGGCGGTTTGAGCGTATACATGCAAAACGGGGAAGCTCGCTTAGCAGATGGCACGTTAGCAGGCAGCACGTTGACGCTGGAGAAAGCTGTGCAAAACATGGTCACACTCTGCGGCGTCCCATTGGCTGAAGCGGTCAAAATGGCCTCTGCAACTCCGGCTCGCGTGATCGGAGCGGGGGAGAATAAAGGCCGATTACAGGCCGGATATGATGCAGACTTCCTGTATCTTGATGAAGAACTACGCGTTGTCACGACCTATCGAGCGGGACAAAACATTTACGAACGACACTCCGGTTGA
- a CDS encoding LysM peptidoglycan-binding domain-containing protein, whose translation MSQTQLTYVIIQAGETLESIANRYDTTAWTIARLNRISKEAVLTPGSLLHVPKAPPKREPKQKLIRPRRPRYAFAVHTGREGVYPGSEKTLEKVGQDGLTGIFPIWFQPAPLEPWDIQSFVTPDVVEATVASAHQRNVRVFAILTNSYYQGTVSSKEVAHQVMAYHPDRFLSKVLDTYSKFGLDGLLLDWFDLYEDDQDHFRTFLAKLADMCQEYRLKLVVNVPLFPDHEGVPSAPLDLASVGRLADLVCLILNTEHRMHTQAGPLSSIGWTEMGSLFALENGVPPHKLLLGVAGYAYDWKGRNEVPEYLSFEGAMNRARQYRTSVQFDAKSQTPTCRYTDSSGAEHQIWFENTSSMSQKIKLIDRLGLAGITMWRLGVEDPGLWTLLRSRWNEVKKMK comes from the coding sequence GTGTCCCAGACGCAGTTAACGTATGTGATCATTCAAGCGGGCGAAACCTTGGAATCGATTGCAAACCGTTATGACACGACCGCCTGGACGATTGCCCGTCTGAATCGCATATCAAAAGAAGCGGTGCTCACGCCCGGCTCACTGCTGCATGTACCGAAAGCGCCACCGAAACGAGAACCGAAGCAAAAGCTGATTCGACCGCGGCGTCCACGCTACGCATTCGCGGTACACACCGGTCGAGAAGGTGTATATCCGGGAAGTGAGAAGACTTTAGAAAAAGTGGGGCAGGACGGCCTGACTGGGATTTTTCCGATCTGGTTTCAACCCGCTCCGCTCGAACCGTGGGATATACAGTCTTTTGTCACCCCCGATGTGGTCGAAGCGACAGTTGCTTCTGCTCACCAGCGCAATGTGCGAGTCTTTGCGATACTCACCAATTCCTATTACCAAGGTACCGTATCCAGCAAAGAAGTCGCACATCAGGTGATGGCGTATCACCCGGACCGTTTTTTGAGCAAAGTGTTGGACACGTATAGCAAATTTGGGCTGGATGGCCTATTGCTCGATTGGTTTGACCTCTATGAAGATGATCAAGATCACTTTCGCACTTTCTTGGCCAAACTGGCCGACATGTGTCAGGAATATAGATTGAAATTGGTGGTCAACGTACCGCTTTTCCCAGATCATGAGGGTGTACCTAGCGCTCCGCTCGACTTGGCGAGCGTTGGCCGACTGGCCGACTTGGTCTGTCTAATCCTCAATACTGAACATCGCATGCACACCCAGGCCGGTCCGCTGTCCTCGATTGGCTGGACGGAAATGGGTAGCCTATTTGCCTTGGAAAATGGTGTCCCGCCGCACAAACTATTGCTCGGCGTCGCAGGATATGCTTATGACTGGAAAGGACGAAACGAGGTGCCAGAATACCTTTCCTTTGAAGGAGCGATGAATAGAGCACGTCAATACAGAACGAGTGTGCAATTTGATGCCAAGAGCCAAACTCCGACCTGTCGCTATACGGACAGCAGTGGAGCCGAACATCAAATCTGGTTCGAAAACACCTCCAGCATGTCGCAAAAAATCAAGTTGATCGATCGCTTGGGGCTGGCAGGAATTACGATGTGGCGACTCGGTGTGGAAGATCCGGGACTGTGGACCCTACTGCGGTCACGCTGGAACGAAGTCAAAAAAATGAAATAG
- a CDS encoding tyrosine-type recombinase/integrase translates to MMNDDTRNLPTVIGAQVPSMAQEMGILHDEHLITLFLNRPRPKQWSKMTRKAYHHDLEAFLKFIDGTPLAQVTYVQLVEYCYSLQHYASATQQRMINVMRSLFLFAHRLGYMVRNPSVLIAAPRVPIRATHKRSLSVSEAQKLLETARRLDRAYLMVVLLITTGVRVEELCQGNWGDLYEDMRGNIGWMVRGKGDKDRPVLIRPDVWALLQEFRIKNGLNPELDHRDKTPLIFTRRLTRYRQNGIRDMMYRLSDAAGLSRRISPHILRHTCATFSLEAEAPLLQVQRQMGHESLRTTERYLHDIRELSESAGAYINQVSI, encoded by the coding sequence ATGATGAATGATGATACGCGCAATCTGCCTACTGTGATCGGTGCGCAGGTTCCTAGCATGGCACAGGAGATGGGGATCTTGCACGATGAACATTTGATTACCCTCTTCCTGAATCGTCCCCGTCCTAAACAATGGTCGAAGATGACACGAAAAGCTTATCATCATGACCTGGAGGCTTTTCTAAAATTTATCGATGGCACTCCCCTCGCCCAAGTGACCTATGTGCAATTGGTTGAATATTGCTATAGCCTGCAACACTATGCGTCCGCAACGCAGCAGAGAATGATCAACGTGATGCGTTCCCTTTTTCTCTTCGCTCACCGACTTGGATACATGGTCAGAAATCCTTCTGTGCTGATCGCGGCCCCACGCGTTCCGATCCGCGCTACCCATAAACGTTCGCTTTCCGTTTCCGAAGCTCAAAAATTATTAGAGACGGCCAGGCGCCTCGACCGGGCCTATCTGATGGTCGTTTTGCTGATCACGACCGGAGTTCGTGTCGAAGAATTGTGCCAAGGCAATTGGGGCGACCTCTATGAAGATATGCGTGGCAACATCGGTTGGATGGTGCGCGGGAAAGGTGATAAAGACCGCCCCGTGCTGATTCGCCCTGATGTTTGGGCACTCTTACAGGAGTTCCGTATCAAAAATGGGCTCAATCCAGAGCTCGATCATCGCGATAAGACTCCGCTCATCTTTACGCGCCGTCTCACACGCTACCGTCAGAACGGCATTCGCGACATGATGTACCGCCTGTCCGATGCAGCCGGACTCTCCCGCCGCATCTCGCCGCACATTTTGCGTCACACTTGTGCGACTTTTTCTTTGGAGGCGGAAGCACCGCTCTTGCAGGTACAGCGTCAAATGGGACACGAGAGCTTACGCACGACCGAACGCTATCTCCATGATATTCGCGAACTTTCGGAAAGCGCTGGTGCCTACATTAATCAAGTATCAATTTAG
- the murC gene encoding UDP-N-acetylmuramate--L-alanine ligase, translating to MKKIHFVGIKGTGMSALAQLYARMGYEVSGSDSQEVFFTDELLSKAGITYIGLPSPEKVEHADVVVHSSAYNHEHVEIKRALELGIPVFTYPEMLGRITMERPAVLISGTHGKTTTTSMIGALLTHNEMDPMVVIGSKNYNIGSNARYGAGMLIAEACEYKRNFLNYSPQILIVNNIDFDHPDYFKDHDDVHQAFQQLADKLPFDGLLIACGDDRRCRMLTTHAKVVYFGLHPSNDIYATNIQETRGVLRFDVWEKSVPLGTVQFRSLGQHNVLNALATIALARHLNIPFEMVRASLQDFQGVYRRFDYLGRLGQMDFYDDYAHHPSEIQTTLRAVKNSFPEDRLITVFQPHTYSRTKKFLQEFADSLTLSDEVLLVKLFSSAREADPGDQLSEQLADAIRERGKTVTFVEDFQQGSHYLRQYAKDQQGIVLTMGAGNVRGIGEDSLSLLLESKSE from the coding sequence ATGAAAAAAATTCATTTTGTAGGCATTAAAGGGACTGGAATGAGCGCATTGGCGCAGTTGTACGCTCGGATGGGATATGAGGTGTCCGGATCGGACAGTCAGGAAGTGTTTTTTACGGACGAACTGCTCTCGAAAGCGGGAATCACATATATCGGCTTACCGTCTCCTGAAAAAGTTGAACACGCGGACGTGGTCGTTCACTCTTCTGCATACAATCATGAGCATGTCGAAATCAAACGGGCGCTGGAGCTCGGAATTCCCGTTTTCACCTATCCAGAAATGCTCGGTCGGATCACGATGGAACGGCCTGCCGTATTAATTTCCGGTACGCACGGCAAGACGACGACAACTTCGATGATCGGCGCGCTGCTCACCCACAATGAGATGGACCCGATGGTGGTGATCGGTAGCAAAAACTATAACATCGGTAGCAATGCGCGTTATGGCGCAGGAATGCTCATCGCGGAAGCATGTGAATACAAGCGTAATTTTCTCAACTACTCGCCGCAAATTTTGATTGTCAACAACATTGACTTCGATCATCCCGACTATTTCAAAGATCACGACGATGTACACCAAGCGTTTCAACAGTTGGCCGACAAATTGCCGTTCGATGGGCTGTTGATCGCCTGTGGGGATGATCGGCGCTGCCGGATGCTGACGACCCATGCGAAAGTGGTCTATTTTGGCCTTCATCCGAGCAATGACATTTACGCGACCAACATTCAAGAAACGCGGGGTGTACTACGCTTTGATGTGTGGGAAAAGAGCGTACCACTGGGAACGGTGCAGTTCCGCTCACTTGGGCAACACAATGTACTGAATGCTCTGGCAACGATCGCACTCGCCCGGCATCTGAATATTCCTTTTGAAATGGTGCGGGCATCGTTGCAAGACTTTCAAGGTGTTTACCGTCGCTTTGACTATCTCGGTCGGCTAGGTCAGATGGACTTTTACGATGATTATGCACACCATCCAAGCGAAATACAAACCACGCTGCGCGCGGTGAAGAACTCATTCCCCGAAGATCGTCTGATCACCGTCTTTCAACCGCACACCTATTCACGGACAAAAAAATTTCTGCAAGAGTTTGCCGACTCGTTGACGCTGTCTGATGAGGTCCTCCTCGTCAAACTTTTCTCTTCGGCCCGCGAAGCGGACCCCGGAGATCAGCTGTCCGAACAGTTGGCCGATGCGATTCGCGAACGCGGCAAGACGGTGACCTTCGTCGAGGACTTTCAACAGGGCAGTCACTATTTGCGCCAGTATGCGAAGGATCAGCAAGGCATCGTGCTGACGATGGGGGCGGGAAACGTCCGAGGGATCGGAGAAGACTCACTTTCCCTGCTTTTGGAATCAAAATCGGAATAA
- a CDS encoding DUF456 domain-containing protein produces MDIALQILAVLIATLFMLAALFTTLVPIFPGGALLVIPGALIYGWIVDFSDLSWGFWLGQSVLIIVGMISDNVAQILGIKKMGGSKAGMIGGTIGMFVLPFLISFLGPLALIFGPLLGAIVGAMLGEMYMRRKRDEVIKVGFGSALSFLAGTFLKVLLVGIQIAWFYMAIF; encoded by the coding sequence TTGGATATTGCCTTGCAGATTCTCGCCGTTCTCATCGCAACGCTCTTTATGCTGGCCGCCTTGTTCACAACGCTCGTTCCGATTTTTCCGGGCGGTGCGTTGCTGGTCATTCCAGGTGCGTTGATCTACGGTTGGATCGTTGATTTTTCAGACCTTTCCTGGGGCTTTTGGTTGGGTCAATCGGTGCTGATCATCGTGGGCATGATCAGCGACAACGTGGCGCAAATCCTTGGGATCAAGAAGATGGGCGGCTCGAAGGCAGGAATGATCGGTGGTACGATCGGGATGTTCGTTCTACCTTTTCTCATCTCGTTCTTGGGCCCGCTCGCATTGATCTTCGGCCCATTGCTGGGTGCGATCGTTGGCGCGATGTTAGGTGAGATGTACATGCGCCGCAAGCGCGATGAAGTGATAAAAGTTGGTTTCGGCTCAGCGCTCAGCTTTTTGGCTGGCACGTTTTTGAAGGTGCTGCTCGTCGGCATTCAGATCGCTTGGTTTTATATGGCCATTTTCTAA
- a CDS encoding glycosyltransferase family 4 protein, whose protein sequence is MRLLVMSNEFRPFIIGGLGIVATELTNALAQDKTCQITVLTKGPKRYGQVRSLDNLKVVRLPQQSSYTSRTHFFPEPLEQWLLQQPDDPPELLHVHSVQCLELALRCRARWNIPLVYTCHSLVLHEKANAERELVVARQERLLVEADSITVPSLWLQEEIEHKYPRCQGKITIIPNGVTLHNAASRPINHPLLFVGRLIPVKGIEELLHAIALLRAEDPHVKLSVIGTGTERYTKHLHKLCEDLGLSDSVRWLGHRSHQEVHRAYTAAGAVLVPSRSESFGLTALEALAAGAPLVATQSGGLSHYIDEKVASVLSDISPQTIAAGIRSMWQDPERTARRTAEGLKLAARFSWAEIAFRYGALFQALIAERGGKNAKTPLETRTALERETPRTSLGGA, encoded by the coding sequence ATGCGGCTTTTGGTGATGAGCAATGAATTTCGCCCGTTCATTATCGGTGGGCTGGGCATCGTCGCCACCGAGTTGACCAACGCGCTGGCTCAGGATAAAACTTGTCAAATTACCGTGCTGACCAAGGGGCCAAAGCGCTACGGACAGGTCAGATCGTTGGACAATCTAAAAGTGGTACGCTTGCCCCAGCAATCATCCTATACATCTCGCACACATTTTTTTCCCGAGCCTCTTGAACAATGGCTTCTTCAACAACCTGATGACCCACCCGAACTGCTGCATGTGCACAGCGTGCAGTGTTTAGAACTCGCACTGCGCTGTAGAGCGAGATGGAACATTCCACTGGTCTACACCTGCCATTCGCTTGTCCTTCATGAAAAAGCGAATGCGGAACGAGAACTGGTCGTCGCACGGCAGGAACGTTTGCTGGTCGAAGCGGACAGCATCACCGTCCCCAGCCTCTGGTTGCAGGAGGAGATCGAGCACAAGTATCCCAGATGTCAGGGCAAGATCACGATCATCCCAAACGGAGTGACACTGCATAACGCCGCCTCGCGACCAATCAATCATCCGCTCTTGTTCGTCGGTCGGCTGATACCAGTCAAAGGGATTGAAGAGTTACTGCATGCGATCGCCCTGTTGCGAGCAGAAGATCCGCACGTGAAGCTGTCCGTGATCGGTACGGGAACTGAACGCTACACGAAACATCTGCATAAGCTGTGTGAAGATCTCGGGCTGAGCGATTCGGTGCGCTGGCTCGGACATCGCTCACACCAAGAGGTGCATCGTGCCTACACAGCTGCCGGCGCAGTACTTGTGCCTAGCCGCTCCGAGTCATTCGGACTGACAGCACTTGAAGCTTTGGCCGCAGGAGCACCGCTTGTCGCCACCCAAAGCGGCGGCCTGTCGCACTACATCGATGAAAAAGTGGCCTCCGTGCTTTCCGATATATCACCACAAACGATCGCTGCAGGGATACGATCGATGTGGCAAGATCCGGAACGCACAGCACGTCGAACAGCGGAAGGACTGAAGTTGGCGGCACGCTTTAGTTGGGCAGAGATTGCTTTCCGATACGGAGCGCTTTTTCAAGCGTTGATTGCGGAAAGGGGGGGCAAGAATGCAAAAACACCATTGGAAACTCGAACGGCCTTGGAAAGAGAAACGCCAAGGACAAGTTTGGGTGGTGCGTGA
- a CDS encoding HipA family kinase, with translation MQKHHWKLERPWKEKRQGQVWVVRDEADTRGYFKFATKEQWYFAGPMIANEIIAAALAKRLGFPVCELEMAIVWGPTGIPQEGIVSLQVDAEEVITWREADPAVKLAPEQHIEQFDLLAQMVVFDAWIANIDRAKGKNLILYRNAPDEPYKWYLIDHGLTLYGSPRKWKRGPWNSPLWEQIWRFYNVPQGLLAAQSDKARLEPMIQKIENLRVSDIDAAVRSAPRRHLQLRDRQFIKRLLLYRQKRLRTMIDRWLAHPGEKECNT, from the coding sequence ATGCAAAAACACCATTGGAAACTCGAACGGCCTTGGAAAGAGAAACGCCAAGGACAAGTTTGGGTGGTGCGTGACGAAGCGGATACGCGCGGCTACTTTAAGTTCGCCACCAAAGAGCAATGGTACTTCGCCGGCCCGATGATCGCCAATGAAATCATTGCGGCTGCGCTCGCCAAACGCCTCGGATTTCCTGTCTGTGAATTAGAAATGGCGATCGTCTGGGGCCCAACCGGCATCCCTCAAGAAGGGATCGTCTCCCTGCAGGTCGATGCCGAAGAAGTGATCACGTGGCGGGAAGCAGATCCGGCAGTCAAACTCGCACCTGAACAACACATCGAGCAATTTGACCTGCTCGCCCAAATGGTCGTCTTTGATGCATGGATTGCCAATATCGACCGCGCCAAGGGTAAAAACTTGATCCTCTACCGCAATGCCCCAGACGAACCGTATAAATGGTACCTGATCGATCATGGTCTGACTTTGTACGGATCACCGCGCAAATGGAAGCGCGGGCCTTGGAATTCCCCGCTTTGGGAGCAGATCTGGCGCTTCTACAACGTGCCACAGGGGTTGCTCGCCGCTCAATCGGACAAAGCGCGTCTGGAGCCGATGATACAAAAAATCGAAAACCTGCGCGTTTCCGATATCGACGCTGCCGTTCGTTCCGCCCCACGCCGACACTTGCAACTCCGCGATCGGCAGTTCATCAAGCGGTTGTTGTTGTATCGACAGAAACGACTGCGTACCATGATCGATCGCTGGCTGGCCCATCCGGGGGAAAAAGAGTGCAATACCTAA
- a CDS encoding sporulation protein, whose product MIKKFLSKIWIGAATVNLVLDDSRGRIGEEVSGKILVEGGNVDQKIDAIHVDFLLEARLDDRTARSRIQSVTVAQGLQVRAGEKLEFPFRHQLPELPQSTHYVRYTYHTRLDIPQALDTHDFDEFILLPRPSTATAQNALHALGFRDKQESGVFNGHYQEFEYRPVQGPFAGRIDELEVVYITEDRGLVLHIELDKKVKGLLGALADKLDLDESHFTLRLSFDTLRDPEATLNTIHKALESELNNPKPNRYPTLPRVRNKPKHSGRSHGVGGAIAGGIAGYAIGDLLFGGKSGDES is encoded by the coding sequence TTGATTAAAAAGTTTCTTTCTAAAATTTGGATCGGTGCTGCTACGGTCAACCTCGTACTCGATGATTCCCGTGGTCGGATTGGTGAGGAAGTAAGCGGGAAAATTCTGGTCGAAGGCGGCAATGTCGATCAGAAGATTGACGCGATCCATGTCGATTTTCTGTTGGAAGCTCGACTTGATGACCGTACCGCCCGCAGCAGGATTCAGTCGGTGACAGTAGCCCAGGGCTTGCAGGTGAGAGCTGGTGAGAAACTTGAGTTCCCGTTTCGGCATCAACTGCCGGAACTTCCGCAGTCAACCCATTATGTGCGCTATACTTATCATACTCGCCTCGACATACCGCAAGCGCTGGACACACACGATTTTGATGAATTTATTCTACTCCCCCGCCCCTCGACCGCAACGGCACAAAACGCGTTGCATGCGCTCGGCTTCCGAGACAAGCAGGAGTCGGGCGTTTTCAACGGCCATTACCAAGAATTCGAATATCGTCCGGTACAAGGCCCGTTTGCGGGCCGCATCGATGAATTGGAAGTTGTCTACATCACCGAAGATCGCGGTCTGGTGCTCCACATCGAACTTGATAAAAAAGTCAAAGGGCTGCTGGGCGCGCTGGCCGACAAACTCGATCTTGACGAGTCACATTTCACGTTGCGCTTGTCCTTTGACACCTTGAGAGATCCAGAAGCTACATTAAATACAATCCATAAGGCACTGGAGTCCGAACTGAACAATCCGAAGCCCAACCGCTACCCGACCTTGCCAAGAGTGCGCAACAAACCGAAGCATAGCGGTCGTAGCCACGGGGTTGGCGGTGCGATCGCAGGTGGTATCGCCGGATATGCGATCGGTGACTTGCTGTTTGGCGGCAAATCGGGTGACGAATCATAA
- a CDS encoding phosphotransferase enzyme family protein, producing MSQNYQHLLDEQVVQAAVEKYGLTRERLFDLGSGNVNIVFEHQVKEQEYILRLTHRSRRALQELIGEVDFVNYLGRNGAPVSCAVPSLDGNLVEELPNGFMAVRFEKAAGRLPTEEDWHADLYYRWGKLTGQMHRLSRSYQAQPVFKRREWHEEEWLNIAKFIPASQTAVLQHAESLLENFERLPIDQAGYGLIHNDLHSRNFLIQDDKLTAFDFDDCCYNWYISDLTNIIYQALTRFSRPPQSDAEEKQFGEHFMRHFLAGYRTESDLAQSWLTTIPQFMKLRRLLLYVFYHQAFDLDNLSDLMANRIAQTRRAIETDAPLTDIRFESL from the coding sequence ATGAGTCAAAATTACCAACATCTGCTAGATGAGCAGGTTGTGCAGGCCGCCGTTGAAAAATACGGCTTGACCAGAGAGCGTCTCTTCGATCTGGGCAGCGGAAATGTGAACATCGTTTTCGAGCATCAAGTGAAGGAGCAGGAATATATCCTACGTCTGACGCATCGTTCGCGCCGTGCTTTGCAGGAGCTTATAGGCGAGGTCGATTTTGTGAATTACCTAGGCAGAAACGGCGCTCCTGTTTCCTGTGCTGTACCTTCGTTAGACGGAAATCTGGTTGAAGAGTTGCCCAACGGCTTTATGGCCGTCCGGTTTGAAAAAGCGGCAGGAAGGCTGCCGACGGAAGAAGATTGGCATGCGGACCTCTATTATCGCTGGGGCAAACTGACTGGCCAAATGCATCGGTTGAGCCGATCGTATCAGGCTCAGCCTGTTTTCAAGCGCCGGGAGTGGCATGAGGAAGAGTGGTTGAACATTGCGAAGTTCATCCCCGCTTCCCAGACCGCCGTTTTGCAACACGCAGAATCTTTGCTGGAAAACTTCGAGCGTTTGCCGATCGATCAGGCCGGATACGGGCTGATTCATAATGATCTGCATTCGCGAAATTTTCTCATACAAGATGACAAACTTACCGCATTCGATTTTGACGACTGCTGTTACAACTGGTATATAAGTGATCTGACGAATATCATCTATCAGGCGCTAACCCGATTTTCCAGACCCCCTCAAAGCGACGCAGAGGAAAAACAATTTGGCGAGCATTTTATGAGGCATTTTCTTGCCGGCTATCGAACCGAGTCAGATTTGGCGCAATCTTGGCTTACGACCATTCCCCAGTTCATGAAATTGCGCCGCCTGTTGCTTTACGTTTTTTATCATCAAGCATTCGATCTGGACAATCTCTCAGATCTGATGGCGAATCGAATCGCCCAAACCAGACGGGCGATCGAAACGGATGCCCCGCTGACCGACATCCGTTTTGAATCTTTGTGA
- a CDS encoding SDR family NAD(P)-dependent oxidoreductase, protein MNTFTNRIVLVSGAAQGIGRVVAQTYAARGASVIAVDLASIALDQVTAIQADLRDPQAIESLFAEVQAQYGRLDILINNAGISRWKSPYELTVEEWDEVLNLNLRGSFLCAREAAKLMKAGGGGKIVNMSSTRALMSEPNTEAYAASKGGLLALTHALAVSLGPDQIQVNAISPGWIETKDYSQLRAEDHAQHPSGRVGRPEDIANACLYLTDPANDFITGVNLVIDGGMTRKMIYLE, encoded by the coding sequence ATGAACACTTTCACCAATCGCATCGTCCTCGTCAGCGGAGCCGCGCAGGGAATTGGTCGCGTTGTGGCGCAAACGTATGCAGCGCGAGGCGCATCGGTGATCGCAGTCGATCTCGCAAGTATCGCCCTCGACCAGGTAACAGCGATCCAAGCCGATCTTCGAGACCCGCAGGCGATCGAAAGCCTGTTTGCAGAAGTCCAAGCGCAATATGGACGTCTTGACATCCTGATCAACAATGCAGGGATCTCGCGCTGGAAATCCCCATACGAACTGACGGTCGAGGAGTGGGATGAGGTTCTCAACCTCAACCTGCGCGGCAGCTTCCTTTGTGCTCGTGAAGCAGCCAAACTGATGAAAGCGGGGGGAGGCGGTAAGATCGTCAACATGAGCTCGACGCGCGCCTTGATGTCCGAGCCGAACACCGAAGCATACGCCGCCTCCAAAGGGGGCCTTCTGGCATTGACCCATGCCCTGGCTGTCTCACTCGGCCCCGATCAGATCCAAGTCAACGCGATCTCTCCAGGTTGGATCGAGACCAAAGATTACAGCCAATTGCGCGCCGAAGACCATGCGCAACACCCGTCAGGACGCGTGGGGAGACCGGAAGACATTGCAAACGCCTGCCTTTACTTAACCGATCCTGCCAACGACTTCATCACCGGTGTAAATCTCGTCATCGACGGAGGTATGACGCGCAAGATGATCTATCTTGAATAG